Proteins from a single region of Butyrivibrio fibrisolvens:
- a CDS encoding glycoside hydrolase family 88 protein has translation MLDYAKEISLKIKNKELAVAGRIGDKIPYTAYDGVFDDWTDKNLCWWTNGFWGGMMWQLYGATKEDIFKTKAMELEEKLDGNLMNYNGMDHDSGFKWLTTSHASMILTGSNESKNRLLLAAANLAGRFNPAGFIRAWNDEKGDNAGWAIIDCLMNLPLLYIATKLTGDPRFKKIAMIHADTAIKHFIREDGSARHIVIFAPETGDFVDEPGGQGYGKGSVWTRGQSWALYGFTMSFLHTGEKRYLETAVRCADFFADNTPESGRIPVDFRQPKEPDYTDSCAASIAASGMLLLAKTLRNEGKDLIDGAEETAVKYEQTVERILRYLVEKDSDWNPDTDNILKSCTAAYHDKEHEFPIIYGDYYLIEAIFRITGEETYIW, from the coding sequence ATGTTAGATTATGCTAAAGAGATTTCATTAAAGATCAAAAATAAGGAACTGGCCGTTGCCGGAAGGATAGGAGATAAAATTCCGTACACTGCCTATGATGGTGTATTCGATGACTGGACAGATAAGAACCTGTGCTGGTGGACCAACGGCTTTTGGGGCGGAATGATGTGGCAGCTTTATGGGGCTACCAAAGAAGATATATTTAAAACAAAAGCTATGGAGCTTGAAGAAAAGCTTGATGGAAACCTTATGAATTACAATGGAATGGACCATGATTCAGGCTTTAAATGGCTTACAACTTCTCACGCTTCCATGATCCTTACTGGTAGCAACGAGTCCAAAAACAGACTCCTTCTGGCAGCAGCTAATCTTGCAGGAAGGTTCAATCCTGCAGGCTTCATCCGTGCCTGGAATGATGAAAAGGGCGATAATGCAGGCTGGGCGATAATCGACTGTCTTATGAATCTTCCCCTTTTATATATTGCTACAAAGCTCACAGGCGATCCAAGATTTAAAAAGATCGCTATGATCCACGCAGATACAGCAATCAAGCACTTTATAAGGGAAGACGGATCTGCAAGACATATCGTAATATTTGCCCCAGAGACAGGCGATTTCGTTGATGAGCCGGGCGGCCAGGGATATGGAAAGGGATCAGTATGGACTAGAGGCCAGAGCTGGGCTTTATACGGCTTTACAATGAGCTTTCTTCATACAGGAGAAAAGAGATATCTTGAAACTGCCGTAAGATGCGCAGACTTTTTTGCCGACAATACTCCTGAAAGTGGAAGAATACCGGTAGACTTCAGACAGCCCAAAGAGCCTGACTATACAGACTCCTGTGCCGCATCCATAGCAGCAAGCGGAATGCTCCTTCTTGCAAAGACGCTTAGAAATGAGGGCAAAGACCTTATAGATGGAGCAGAAGAAACTGCGGTAAAATATGAACAGACAGTAGAAAGAATACTTCGTTATCTGGTAGAAAAAGACAGTGACTGGAATCCAGACACAGACAATATACTTAAGTCCTGCACTGCAGCATATCATGACAAGGAACATGAATTCCCGATAATCTATGGAGATTACTATCTTATAGAGGCGATATTCAGAATTACAGGTGAAGAGACATATATCTGGTAA
- a CDS encoding DUF2264 domain-containing protein has product MTEKNKWVPEFTDFELSPYTGLTLDSWLSAGRYMLEGVFNHIDSIDKPVVMPRKETDVTYPHKASTGEALIAEQKAEIFEGLTRSFFIGSVMIHNEPEITINGIKLADYYKHQIYKSCCQKDDPAYVGTYEELHVGKFADDPIKPFQQTVETCALVIGLDACREEIWDKYTDKEKGDIASFLKSYAYNPTVPQNWRFFNMLDLAFLYKCGYEIDDEIMGDHAQAILNYYVGDGWYRDGQCFDYYSCWAFNVYGPIWCNWYGYEKMPYVAKKIEEASNALMKTYSDMFDNDGFTNMWGRSCIYRNAATSAFDANMFLRNSEADPGLSRRICSGSLLQFLSRDDFLWNGVPTLGFYGQFTPLVQGYSCAESPFWLGKAFLCLHLPKDHPFWTSKETENSFDKIRMHEVKETVLGGPALCFTNHKDNGETILRSAKVFKTSNDMHGMWNYNKLSYNSKYPWESTPVTGNDLAVESQMYVIGDDHNGKKLYPNAIFWSGSRDGLLYRRAFFDYKIEDERHWVQSMDFADFPVPSGLVRVDKLALFKRPVTITLGSYGFPDNGTEVIRREEGDYKAIILKGKDHMGKEKQLAMTIFAGWEDIDLVRSTGTNPDSEKSIVVYARMKSGPKLYDASKPYVLISQTITKESHEDFTDDELFPVKKIGYSDPWNSGAFGPVTITMKDGQVRTAVYEGIEAGLQL; this is encoded by the coding sequence ATGACAGAGAAGAATAAATGGGTACCTGAGTTTACAGATTTTGAGCTTAGCCCCTACACGGGACTTACGTTAGACAGCTGGCTTAGCGCTGGAAGGTATATGCTTGAAGGTGTTTTTAATCACATAGATTCTATAGATAAGCCTGTTGTAATGCCGCGAAAGGAAACGGATGTAACCTATCCTCATAAGGCAAGCACAGGAGAAGCCCTCATTGCCGAGCAGAAAGCGGAAATATTTGAAGGGCTCACCAGATCTTTTTTCATAGGGTCTGTAATGATCCATAACGAGCCTGAAATTACTATTAATGGCATAAAGCTTGCTGATTACTACAAGCACCAGATCTATAAGAGCTGTTGTCAAAAGGATGACCCTGCATATGTAGGTACATACGAAGAGCTCCATGTTGGCAAGTTTGCTGATGACCCTATAAAGCCCTTTCAGCAGACAGTTGAAACCTGCGCTCTTGTGATAGGCCTTGATGCCTGCCGCGAGGAAATATGGGATAAGTATACTGACAAGGAAAAAGGTGATATAGCGTCCTTTTTGAAAAGCTATGCATATAACCCTACAGTTCCACAGAACTGGCGTTTTTTCAACATGCTGGATCTGGCATTTCTTTATAAATGCGGATACGAGATTGATGATGAGATAATGGGCGACCATGCTCAGGCGATCCTTAACTACTATGTTGGTGATGGCTGGTACAGGGATGGACAGTGCTTTGATTATTATTCCTGTTGGGCATTCAATGTCTATGGCCCTATATGGTGCAACTGGTACGGCTATGAGAAGATGCCCTATGTTGCAAAGAAGATAGAAGAAGCTTCCAATGCTCTCATGAAGACCTATAGCGACATGTTCGATAATGACGGATTCACCAACATGTGGGGCAGAAGTTGTATTTACAGGAACGCAGCAACAAGTGCTTTTGATGCAAATATGTTCCTTAGAAATTCAGAGGCTGATCCGGGACTTTCCAGGCGTATCTGCTCAGGTTCGCTTCTTCAGTTCCTTTCGCGTGACGATTTTTTGTGGAACGGAGTCCCTACTCTTGGATTTTACGGACAGTTTACGCCGCTTGTTCAGGGCTATTCCTGTGCAGAGTCACCGTTTTGGCTTGGTAAGGCATTCCTTTGCCTCCACCTTCCCAAGGATCACCCCTTCTGGACTAGTAAGGAAACGGAGAATTCTTTTGACAAGATAAGGATGCATGAAGTAAAGGAGACTGTGCTTGGTGGGCCGGCGCTTTGCTTTACGAACCATAAGGATAACGGCGAGACGATACTTAGAAGTGCCAAGGTGTTTAAGACATCAAACGACATGCATGGCATGTGGAACTACAATAAGCTGTCTTATAACAGCAAGTATCCATGGGAATCAACGCCTGTAACAGGAAATGACCTTGCAGTAGAGTCCCAGATGTATGTTATTGGCGATGATCATAATGGGAAGAAGCTCTATCCCAATGCGATTTTCTGGTCAGGGTCAAGAGACGGACTTTTGTACAGGCGTGCGTTCTTTGATTATAAGATTGAAGATGAAAGACACTGGGTTCAAAGCATGGACTTTGCAGATTTTCCTGTGCCTTCAGGTCTTGTTCGTGTAGATAAGCTGGCTTTATTTAAAAGACCTGTAACCATAACCCTTGGTTCATACGGATTTCCTGACAACGGCACAGAAGTAATTCGCAGGGAAGAAGGCGATTATAAAGCAATAATCCTTAAGGGCAAAGACCATATGGGAAAAGAAAAGCAGCTTGCAATGACAATTTTTGCAGGCTGGGAAGATATAGATTTGGTAAGATCTACAGGTACAAATCCTGATTCTGAAAAATCTATAGTTGTATATGCAAGAATGAAGTCAGGGCCTAAGCTTTATGATGCTTCAAAGCCTTATGTTCTCATATCGCAGACTATCACAAAAGAAAGTCACGAGGACTTTACAGATGATGAGC